The following coding sequences are from one Sulfitobacter sp. HNIBRBA3233 window:
- a CDS encoding App1 family protein: protein MIRNILHRVAYRAERVIDRFAQNRDSRRIIEPYLGYAEPGHIVLRGRVLTALRRNKPKPTQSRWTNFRQMVSLFMTDEVADVAVEAEGFSTRTDEEGYFTLHLPILAKPGWSEYTVTIPDQSVSAVCPVMVPDRAADFGVISDIDDTVLETGAYSLLRNLWTSLTGNAMTRRIFPDAVAFLDDLHADGRNPVYFVSSSPWNLHHFLLRIFDLASLVRAPMFLRDLGVSEDKFISGTHGSHKGSAVDLLMKANPELAYVLVGDTGQHDASVYRDAIARHPGRVLAVVLREPGPGPDEEGKAAIRQIEGSGVPVFHAPGFEGFSDQIFALLPATMAGNRSGQG, encoded by the coding sequence ATGATCAGGAATATTCTTCACCGCGTCGCGTATCGGGCCGAACGCGTCATCGACAGGTTCGCCCAGAACCGCGACAGCCGCCGCATCATCGAGCCCTATCTGGGCTATGCCGAACCCGGCCATATCGTATTGCGCGGGCGCGTCCTGACCGCCCTGCGGCGGAACAAGCCGAAACCCACCCAGTCGCGTTGGACCAATTTCCGGCAGATGGTGTCGCTGTTCATGACCGACGAGGTTGCCGACGTCGCCGTCGAGGCGGAAGGCTTCAGCACCCGCACCGACGAAGAGGGGTATTTCACACTGCACCTGCCGATCTTGGCAAAACCGGGCTGGTCGGAATACACGGTCACGATCCCCGATCAGTCGGTATCGGCTGTTTGTCCGGTCATGGTACCCGACCGTGCTGCGGATTTCGGTGTTATCTCCGACATTGACGATACGGTGCTGGAAACTGGCGCGTATTCCCTGCTCCGCAATCTCTGGACGTCGCTGACGGGCAACGCGATGACGCGCCGTATTTTCCCCGACGCGGTGGCGTTTCTGGACGATCTGCACGCGGATGGACGCAATCCGGTCTATTTCGTCAGCTCCAGCCCGTGGAACCTGCATCATTTTCTTCTGCGTATTTTCGATCTGGCAAGTCTGGTCCGCGCCCCGATGTTCCTGCGTGATCTCGGGGTAAGCGAGGACAAGTTCATCAGCGGGACCCACGGATCACACAAGGGGAGTGCCGTCGATCTGTTGATGAAGGCCAATCCGGAACTGGCCTATGTGCTGGTCGGGGACACCGGGCAGCATGATGCGTCCGTTTACCGTGATGCAATCGCCCGCCACCCGGGACGTGTTCTGGCGGTTGTTCTGCGTGAACCGGGCCCCGGACCGGACGAAGAGGGAAAGGCAGCGATCCGTCAGATCGAGGGATCGGGCGTTCCCGTTTTCCACGCCCCCGGTTTTGAAGGCTTTTCCGATCAAATCTTCGCGCTGCTGCCTGCGACTATGGCGGGCAACCGGTCCGGTCAGGGCTGA
- a CDS encoding metallophosphoesterase family protein yields the protein MTRPIYAIGDIHGQLDELLRVLSLIEADGGADADIVFIGDYTDRGPDSAGVINHLIEGRAAGKPWTCLKGNHDRMFEWFLEAYPRHDAVLPIGLYWLHPRLGGDTTLASYGIDMKPQERLIAVHARAREAVPKAHVDFLRTLPFCHQTDSLFFAHAGIRPGIMLDHQAEQDLLWIRKEFHQDDSDHGKLVVHGHTPVDTATHYGNRINIDAGAGYGNPLAAVAIEGTDCWQLTDKGRVRLSPQP from the coding sequence ATGACCAGACCGATCTACGCAATTGGTGATATTCACGGACAGCTGGATGAACTGTTGCGCGTGCTGTCCCTGATCGAGGCGGACGGAGGGGCCGACGCGGACATCGTGTTCATCGGCGACTACACCGATCGCGGTCCGGACAGCGCCGGTGTGATCAACCACCTGATCGAAGGGCGCGCCGCGGGCAAGCCATGGACCTGTCTGAAGGGCAACCATGACCGGATGTTCGAATGGTTTCTCGAAGCCTATCCAAGACACGACGCGGTGCTCCCCATCGGCCTTTACTGGCTGCATCCGCGTCTGGGGGGCGATACGACGCTCGCCTCCTACGGGATCGACATGAAGCCGCAGGAGCGTCTGATCGCCGTCCACGCCCGCGCCCGCGAGGCGGTGCCCAAGGCGCATGTGGACTTCCTGCGCACGCTGCCTTTCTGCCACCAGACCGACAGCCTGTTCTTTGCCCATGCGGGGATCAGGCCGGGCATAATGCTCGACCATCAGGCCGAGCAGGACCTGCTGTGGATCCGCAAGGAATTCCACCAAGACGACAGTGACCACGGAAAGCTGGTCGTGCACGGGCACACGCCTGTCGATACCGCCACACATTACGGCAACCGGATCAATATCGACGCAGGCGCCGGATACGGCAATCCGCTGGCCGCCGTGGCGATCGAGGGCACGGACTGCTGGCAACTGACCGACAAAGGGCGGGTTCGACTGTCGCCTCAGCCCTGA
- the serA gene encoding phosphoglycerate dehydrogenase — MAPKVLISDKLSDAAVQIFKDRGIDVDFQPDLGKDKDKLAEVIGNYDGLAIRSATKVTDKILANAPNLKVIGRAGIGTDNIDKEAASKQGVIVMNTPFGNMITTAEHAIAMMFAVARQIPEASASTHAGKWEKSKFMGVELTGKTLGVIGAGNIGGIVCDRARGLKMKVVAYDPFLGEEKARKMGVEKVELDELLKRADFITLHVPFTDQTANILSRENLGKTKKGVRIINCARGGLVDEEALADLLKSGHIAGAAFDVFKEEPAKENPLFNLPNVVCTPHLGAATSEAQENVALQVAEQMSDYLLTGAVTNALNMPSVTAEEAKVMGPWLKLAGHLGSFIGQLTDEPIKAINILYDGVVSDMNLAALNCGVVAGIMKRANPDVNMVSAPVVAKEKGIKISTTNQDKSGAFEGYVKVTVVTEKRERSIAGTVFSDGKPRFIQIKGINIDAEVGAHMVYTTNEDVPGIIGALGNTMGENGVNIANFTLGRSAAHGEAIALLYVDEPVPAPVLDKLKETGLFRQVKVLEFDVA, encoded by the coding sequence ATGGCCCCCAAAGTACTCATCTCCGACAAACTCTCCGATGCCGCCGTCCAGATCTTCAAGGACCGCGGTATCGACGTCGATTTCCAGCCGGACCTCGGCAAGGACAAGGACAAGCTGGCCGAAGTCATCGGCAACTACGACGGTCTGGCGATCCGCTCCGCGACCAAGGTAACGGACAAGATTCTCGCCAATGCCCCGAACCTCAAAGTGATCGGCCGCGCCGGGATCGGAACCGACAACATCGACAAGGAAGCGGCTTCCAAACAGGGTGTGATCGTCATGAACACGCCCTTCGGCAACATGATCACCACAGCCGAGCACGCGATTGCGATGATGTTCGCCGTCGCCCGCCAGATCCCCGAAGCCAGCGCATCCACCCACGCCGGCAAATGGGAAAAATCGAAGTTCATGGGCGTCGAGCTCACCGGCAAGACCCTTGGCGTGATCGGCGCTGGCAACATTGGCGGTATCGTCTGCGATCGTGCGCGCGGCCTGAAGATGAAAGTCGTGGCCTACGACCCCTTCCTCGGCGAGGAAAAGGCCCGCAAGATGGGCGTTGAAAAAGTCGAACTGGACGAGCTGCTGAAGCGGGCCGATTTCATCACCCTGCACGTTCCCTTCACCGATCAGACAGCCAATATCCTGAGCCGCGAAAACCTCGGGAAGACCAAGAAAGGCGTGCGCATCATCAACTGTGCCCGTGGCGGTCTGGTGGACGAGGAAGCGCTGGCCGACCTGTTGAAGTCCGGGCATATCGCCGGTGCCGCCTTCGACGTGTTCAAGGAAGAGCCCGCCAAGGAAAACCCGCTGTTCAACCTGCCCAACGTCGTCTGCACCCCCCACCTCGGAGCGGCGACATCCGAAGCACAGGAAAACGTAGCCCTGCAAGTCGCCGAGCAGATGTCCGACTACCTGCTGACCGGCGCTGTCACCAACGCGTTGAACATGCCTTCGGTCACCGCCGAGGAGGCCAAGGTCATGGGCCCGTGGCTGAAGCTTGCGGGGCACCTGGGATCTTTCATCGGCCAGCTCACGGACGAGCCGATCAAGGCGATCAACATCCTCTATGACGGTGTGGTTTCCGACATGAACCTCGCCGCGCTGAACTGCGGCGTTGTCGCAGGCATCATGAAACGTGCGAATCCGGACGTGAACATGGTGTCCGCCCCCGTTGTGGCCAAGGAAAAAGGGATCAAGATCTCTACCACCAATCAGGATAAATCCGGCGCCTTCGAAGGCTATGTCAAAGTCACGGTCGTGACCGAGAAACGCGAACGGTCCATCGCCGGTACCGTCTTCTCCGACGGCAAGCCGCGTTTCATCCAGATCAAGGGCATCAATATCGACGCCGAGGTCGGCGCGCATATGGTCTATACCACCAACGAAGACGTGCCCGGCATCATCGGTGCGCTGGGCAACACCATGGGCGAAAACGGCGTGAACATCGCCAACTTCACCCTTGGACGGTCCGCAGCCCACGGCGAGGCCATCGCGCTTCTGTACGTCGACGAACCCGTACCGGCACCGGTTCTGGACAAGCTCAAGGAAACCGGGCTGTTCCGTCAGGTGAAGGTTCTGGAATTCGACGTCGCTTGA
- a CDS encoding phosphoserine transaminase, translated as MTIAQPAARPANPRFSSGPCAKPPKFDLARLADAPLGRSHRAAPGKAKLKEAIEKTRAILGIPEDYRIGIVPGSDTGAYEMAMWNLLGERHVEMLAWESFGSGWVTDAIKQLKLDATVKTADYGEIVDLASVNFDNDVCFTWNGTTSGVRVPAAFDIPADRKGLTLCDATSAAFAVDLPWDRLDVTTYSWQKVLGGEAAHGMLILSPRAVERLESYTPAWPLPKVFRLTKGGKLIEGIFVGETINTPSMMCVEDYLLALDWAQDVGGLNGLIGRADANTAAITRFVEAHDWVDFLAVDPATRSNTSVCLKFTDDRIADGPAFAKAVAKRLGDEDVALDIGAYRDAPPGLRIWCGATVETSDIEAMLPWLAWAFETEIANQT; from the coding sequence ATGACTATCGCACAACCGGCCGCGCGGCCGGCAAATCCGCGCTTCTCCTCCGGCCCCTGCGCCAAACCCCCCAAATTTGATCTTGCCCGGCTTGCCGACGCACCTCTGGGACGCAGCCACCGCGCCGCACCCGGCAAGGCAAAGCTGAAGGAAGCGATCGAAAAGACGCGCGCGATCCTCGGCATTCCAGAAGACTACCGCATCGGCATCGTGCCCGGCTCTGACACCGGTGCCTATGAAATGGCGATGTGGAACCTGCTAGGCGAACGCCATGTCGAGATGCTGGCCTGGGAAAGTTTCGGATCCGGCTGGGTCACCGATGCGATCAAGCAGCTGAAGCTGGATGCGACGGTAAAGACCGCGGATTACGGCGAGATTGTCGATCTGGCCTCGGTCAACTTCGACAATGATGTCTGCTTTACTTGGAACGGCACGACATCCGGTGTCCGCGTTCCGGCGGCCTTCGACATTCCCGCAGACCGCAAGGGCCTGACGCTCTGCGATGCGACATCCGCAGCCTTCGCCGTAGACTTGCCGTGGGACCGTTTGGACGTAACCACCTACAGCTGGCAGAAGGTTCTGGGCGGTGAAGCGGCGCACGGTATGCTGATCCTCAGCCCCCGCGCTGTAGAGAGGCTTGAAAGCTACACGCCCGCCTGGCCGTTGCCGAAGGTTTTCCGCCTGACCAAGGGCGGAAAGCTGATCGAGGGCATTTTCGTGGGCGAGACGATCAACACGCCCTCCATGATGTGCGTTGAGGATTACCTGCTGGCGCTCGATTGGGCGCAGGATGTCGGTGGTCTGAACGGCCTGATCGGCCGGGCAGATGCCAATACCGCCGCGATCACCCGCTTCGTTGAAGCGCATGACTGGGTGGATTTCCTCGCGGTCGATCCGGCGACGAGGTCGAACACCTCGGTCTGCCTGAAGTTCACGGACGATCGCATCGCTGACGGTCCGGCCTTCGCCAAGGCTGTCGCAAAGCGGCTTGGCGATGAAGATGTCGCATTGGACATCGGTGCCTATCGGGATGCCCCTCCGGGCCTGCGCATCTGGTGCGGTGCAACAGTCGAAACCTCGGATATCGAAGCGATGCTTCCCTGGCTTGCCTGGGCGTTCGAGACCGAAATCGCCAACCAGACCTGA
- the serB gene encoding phosphoserine phosphatase SerB, translating into MYFAVLLTSPKAPSLERSLVDSLRNAWGGGDADWLAIDEAAEFPLDRIPANFEEVWQSCQSMGVDVVIVPAQGRRKRMLLADMDSTMIEQECIDELADEAGVGAHVKDITARAMNGEIGFEGALRERVGLLKDLPVTVIDKVLNERITLMPGAQALLGTMKASGAFAALVSGGFTSFTDRIATTLGFDTHRANRLLSHDGVLTGTVAEPILGREAKVDALEQFTRDLGITDADVIAVGDGANDLGMLTRAGLGVALHAKPAVAAQCNVRINHGDLTSLLYVQGYAKTDFIAG; encoded by the coding sequence ATGTATTTTGCCGTCCTTCTCACCTCGCCCAAAGCGCCCTCTCTTGAGCGGTCGCTTGTTGATTCGCTGCGCAATGCGTGGGGCGGAGGCGATGCGGACTGGCTCGCTATCGACGAAGCCGCCGAATTCCCGCTCGACAGGATTCCCGCGAATTTCGAGGAAGTCTGGCAAAGCTGCCAGTCGATGGGTGTCGATGTGGTCATCGTCCCTGCACAGGGGCGGCGAAAGCGGATGCTGCTGGCGGATATGGACAGCACGATGATCGAACAGGAATGCATCGACGAGCTGGCGGATGAGGCCGGGGTCGGCGCGCATGTCAAAGACATCACGGCCCGCGCGATGAACGGCGAAATCGGTTTCGAAGGCGCGCTGCGCGAGCGGGTCGGTCTGCTGAAGGACCTGCCGGTCACCGTGATCGACAAGGTGCTGAACGAACGGATCACCCTGATGCCCGGCGCGCAGGCGCTTCTGGGGACGATGAAGGCCTCGGGCGCTTTCGCAGCGCTTGTGTCCGGCGGCTTCACCAGCTTCACCGACCGCATTGCCACCACTCTGGGGTTCGATACCCACCGCGCCAACCGGCTTCTGTCCCATGATGGCGTCCTGACCGGGACGGTGGCCGAACCGATCCTCGGTCGCGAAGCCAAGGTCGACGCGCTGGAGCAGTTCACCCGCGATCTGGGCATCACCGACGCCGATGTCATCGCCGTGGGCGACGGCGCGAACGATCTGGGGATGCTGACCCGCGCGGGGCTGGGCGTCGCCCTGCACGCCAAGCCTGCGGTCGCCGCACAGTGCAATGTCAGGATCAATCACGGCGATCTGACATCGCTTCTCTATGTTCAGGGCTACGCGAAGACTGATTTCATCGCCGGCTGA
- a CDS encoding asparaginase: MTAPHPFAEIWRGPFLESVHSGHAVICDAKGEIVEAWGDPTVTVLPRSSSKMIQALPLLRSGAAKSHGLGTEQLALACASHEGAPIHVEKVGAWMKDLGLSDDAFRCGAQETRDRGLLEAQIRAGESPCQIHNNCSGKHAGFLTLARHLGAGPEYVDPDHPVQRACLDAFEDVTGETSPGFGIDGCSAPNPAASLHGIARAMARFAAAPEDSAEAQLHQAMRLHPELVAGEGRACTELMRATGGKVALKTGAEGFFIAIWPERKIGIALKAACGTTRAAEAAIAALLVRLGALDANHPATLKRINAPIRNWRGTETGILKPAAGLL; encoded by the coding sequence ATGACAGCCCCACATCCCTTCGCCGAAATCTGGCGCGGACCATTCCTCGAGAGCGTTCATTCAGGCCACGCCGTGATCTGCGACGCCAAGGGAGAGATCGTGGAAGCCTGGGGTGATCCGACGGTCACCGTGTTGCCGCGCAGTTCGTCGAAGATGATCCAGGCGCTGCCCCTTCTGCGGTCGGGTGCGGCAAAATCCCACGGGCTCGGCACCGAACAGCTCGCCCTTGCCTGCGCCTCGCACGAGGGCGCACCGATCCATGTGGAGAAGGTCGGCGCGTGGATGAAAGACCTCGGGCTCAGCGATGACGCCTTTCGCTGCGGGGCGCAGGAAACCCGCGACCGCGGCCTGCTGGAGGCGCAGATCCGCGCCGGTGAGAGCCCGTGCCAGATCCACAACAACTGCTCGGGCAAACACGCGGGATTTCTGACTCTGGCACGGCATCTGGGGGCGGGGCCGGAATACGTCGATCCCGATCATCCGGTTCAGCGCGCCTGTCTCGATGCGTTCGAGGATGTGACCGGCGAGACCAGCCCCGGTTTCGGTATCGACGGCTGCTCCGCGCCAAATCCCGCGGCCAGCCTGCACGGTATCGCCCGCGCGATGGCGCGCTTTGCTGCCGCACCCGAAGACAGCGCCGAGGCGCAACTGCATCAGGCCATGCGCCTGCATCCCGAACTGGTCGCGGGTGAGGGACGCGCCTGCACCGAACTGATGCGCGCCACGGGTGGCAAGGTCGCATTGAAGACCGGTGCGGAGGGATTCTTCATCGCGATCTGGCCCGAACGTAAAATCGGCATCGCGCTGAAAGCCGCTTGCGGCACCACCCGCGCCGCCGAAGCCGCGATTGCGGCCCTTCTTGTCCGGCTTGGTGCGCTTGATGCAAACCACCCTGCCACGCTGAAACGGATCAATGCGCCCATCCGCAACTGGCGCGGCACAGAGACCGGTATCCTCAAACCCGCCGCCGGCCTTCTGTGA